From one Colletotrichum destructivum chromosome 3, complete sequence genomic stretch:
- a CDS encoding Putative Cell division control protein, producing the protein MAAVEQDPLFLLRQSIASKRPAVPTASADASAPEVALSKATHLLFSHPAPVSVLLSTPTRFISSDRPVDLRSIYFAWLNKDVAIPEYNASATRLNEELGSLGTVQNLAFVERLDLFTWLEGASEESEHIKPLAGDKDGKEGTGASASKTAPATAASRAGRGTLDPRLAVIYNGERKMGDRNSVLRGVKPTDFSHVRKLAVPFIQKKPHGAASISTNPSLPINQKPPTRRPDPIILLSPSASSLLRLSNIRSFLEGGRYVQPDGSAAASMLHVSRVMKDIDPSRPMRFILVEGPEQFKPEYWNRVVAVFTTGQSWQFKNYKWSSPPDLFRRVLGIFIGWRGEQPPDSVKEWGHRVLQLGVDRWRDGTGAQEAAKFRDKEAAESIWRAIEANMKNKGWTKTTAPSQL; encoded by the exons ATGGCTGCTGTTGAGCAGGATCCCCTGTTCCTGCTGCGGCAATCCATCGCATCCAAGCGACCTGCAGTCCCGACAGCGTCCGCCGATGCGTCTGCACCCGAAGTAGCCCTCTCGAAAGCCACTCATCTGCTCTTCTCTCACCCAGCCCCAGTATCGGTATTGCTTTCAACGCCCACGCGCTTCATCTCCAGCGACCGCCCTGTCGACCTGCGATCAATCTACTTCGCTTGGCTGAACAAGGATGTCGCAATTCCCGAGTACAATGCAAGCGCGACTCGCCTCAACGAGGAATTGGGCAGCCTCGGGACGGTCCAGAACCTTGCTTTCGTCGAACGCCTAGATCTGTTCACCTGGCTGGAAGGCGCTAGTGAGGAGAGTGAGCACATCAAGCCGTTGgccggcgacaaggacggcaaggaggGAACTGGCGCGAGCGCGTCTAAGACTGCGCCGGCGACCGCAGCCAGCCGAGCTGGACGCGGCACATTGGACCCTCGACTGGCGGTTATCTATAACGGCGAGCGCAAGATGGGTGACCGCAACTCGGTGTTGCGCGGCGTGAAGCCCACA GACTTCTCCCACGTCCGCAAGCTCGCCGTTCCCTTTATACAGAAGAAACCTCATGGCGCAGCGAGCATCAGCACGAACCCGTCGCTCCCCATCAACCAGAAGCCCCCGACGCGTCGGCCGgaccccatcatcctcctaTCGCCTTCCGCCTCGTCACTGCTCCGGCTGTCCAATATTCGATCCTTCCTCGAGGGAGGACGTTATGTGCAACCCGACGGCAGTGCCGCCGCCAGCATGCTGCACGTCTCTCGTGTCATGAAGGACATCGATCCTTCGCGGCCCATGCGCTTTATCCTTGTCGAAGGCCCCGAGCAGTTCAAACCCGAGTACTGGAACCGCGTCGTCGCTGTATTCACCACGGGCCAGTCTTGGCAGTTCAAGAACTACAAATGGAGCTCCCCTCCGGACCTCTTTCGCCGCGTTCTGGGTATCTTCATCGGCTGGCGCGGCGAGCAGCCGCCCGACAGCGTCAAGGAATGGGGACATCGTGTGTTGCAGCTAGGTGTCGACAGATGGCGTGACGGTACTGGAGCTCAGGAGGCTGCGAAGTTCAGGGACAAGGAGGCCGCGGAGTCGATCTGGAGGGCCATCGAGGCGAACATGAAGAACAAGGGATGGACGAAGACCACCGCGCCTAGTCAACTCtga
- a CDS encoding Putative bystin — protein sequence MGKATTPTDRQSRRHNPLQDDILATGPLKNKAPKKKKGKTTDDDDDNGEGFVDATRSRTILRLGRELADEDGTAKPEVAAKPTVDLFGIESRYGVDVGGEEQAYEDEEAWGEEDEIVEEVEIDPEDLETYRKFLPESEDDPAAMLNQHGWGSKGPDDEMAGGGTNLTELILEKIAAHEAAEARKAAGVPVIDEDYQLPPKVIEVYTKIGHILSRYKSGPLPKPFKILPTLPHWEDIIEITEPQKWTPNAVYQATRIFSSSKPLVCQKFMEIVVLDKVREDIYENKKLNVHLFNALKKSLYKPRAFFLGFLFPLLSSGCTVREAHIVSAVLARVSVPVLHSAAALKGITEIAAQEASHGTEGGGAANIFIKTLLEKKYALPYQVIDSVVFHFLRFRSVDPASIKEGQSFSGDMVKSLPVVFHQSLLAFAQRYRNDLSEDQREALLDLLLSHGHHSIAPEIRRELLAGRGKGVAVEQQGAPFDGDDTMLVD from the exons ATGGGCAAGGCAACCACCCCGACCGACCGCCAGTCGCGCAGACACAACCCCCTGCAGGATGATATCCTTGCTACGGGTCCTTTGAAGAACAAggcgcccaagaagaagaagggcaagactaccgacgacgacgacgacaacggcgagggCTTTGTCGATGCGACACGGAGTCGCACCATTCTTCGGCTAGGCCGTGAgctcgccgatgaggatggaACCGCCAAACCAGAAGTTGCTGCGAAACCCACCGTCGACCTTTTCGGAATTGAGTCGAGATACGGTgtcgatgttggcggcgaagaaCAGGCAtacgaggacgaggaagcgtggggcgaagaggatgaaaTTGTTGAAGAGGTTGAGATCGACCCGGAGGACCTCGAGACGTACCGCAAGTTCTTGCCCGAATCTGAGGACGATCCTGCGGCGATGCTGAACCAGCACGGCTGGGGTAGCAAGGGTCCCGATGACGAGatggctggcggcggcaccaACCTGACGGAGCTCATCTTGGAGAAAATTGCCGCGCATGAGGCCGCTGAGGCTCGGAAAGCAGCCGGCGTGCCAGTAATTGACGAAGACTACCAGCTTCCCCCAAAGGTCATCGAAGTATACACAAA GATCGGCCACATTCTGTCGCGATACAAAAGCGGTCCCTTGCCGAAGCCCTTCAAGATTCTTCCGACCCTGCCGCACTGGGAGGACATCATCGAGATCACCGAGCCCCAAAAATGGACGCCCAATGCCGTGTACCAGGCAACGAGGATCTTCTCATCCTCAAAGCCCCTTGTCTGCCAGAAGTTCATGGAGATTGTTGTTCTCGACAAGGTCCGTGAGGACATCTACGAGAACAAGAAGCTGAACGTGCACTTGTTCAACGCGCTAAAGAAGTCCCTTTACAAGCCCCGAGCAttcttcctcggcttcttgtTCCCTCTGCTGTCGAGCGGCTGCACCGTTCGCGAGGCACACATTGTCTCTGCGGTGCTTGCCAGAGTATCGGTGCCAGTCCTCCattctgccgccgccctgaaGGGTATCACCGAAAT TGCGGCTCAGGAAGCCTCACACGGCACCGAGGGCGGTGGAGCGGCCAATATCTTCATTAAAACTTTgctggagaagaagtacGCTCTTCCCTATCAAGTCATCGACTCGGTTGTTTTCCATTTCCTGAGGTTCCGAAGTGTGGATCCGGCATCGATCAAGGAAGGCCAGTCGTTCTCCGGGGACATGGTCAAGTCGTTGCCCGTTGTCTTCCATCAGAGTTTGCTGGCTTTCGCCCAGAGATACAGAAACGATCTGAGCGAGGACCAGCGAGAGGCCCTTCTTGACTTGCTCTTGTCGCACGGCCACCACTCGATCGCACCTGAAATTCGGAGGGAACTGCTGGCTGGCAGAGGCAAGGGCGTGGCGGTTGAGCAGCAGGGCGCTCCGTttgacggcgatgacacGATGCTAGTTGACTGA